The Streptomyces sp. P9-A4 genome contains a region encoding:
- a CDS encoding LLM class flavin-dependent oxidoreductase, with product MRHSILLPVNATRPEQVIPFANLVRWGGAARLWQGQGLVLESHHIVNWLAGAGIRVPAGFGVSLMPYRSPYNAAIEARSVALATGHEVVAGYGPGSLAAQTCAMGRPYPSQLTACREYITIVRDLLDGGISEREGEIFSAKAQLLPFHKPEVSLGLGVLRERMAELAGELADVVITWMASAAYLEEFLIPAVLRAKERRPEQPAKVTAYVPVALAGPDRDMAKLLRATCGGHIQFPHYQAVLRRAGIPVVGDGGPDDVRALVDGGIFLYGTAEEIHQRLDAYRALGVDEVVLNVTGVGAVHGPRAAASDLYEILKSAP from the coding sequence ATGCGGCACTCGATCCTCCTCCCCGTCAACGCCACCCGTCCCGAGCAGGTGATCCCCTTCGCCAATCTCGTCAGATGGGGCGGCGCGGCCCGGCTGTGGCAGGGGCAGGGCCTCGTTCTGGAGAGCCATCACATCGTGAACTGGCTGGCCGGCGCCGGCATCAGGGTGCCCGCCGGGTTCGGGGTGTCCCTGATGCCCTACCGCTCGCCGTACAACGCGGCGATCGAGGCCCGGTCGGTGGCGCTGGCCACCGGGCACGAGGTGGTGGCCGGCTACGGTCCGGGCTCGCTCGCCGCGCAGACCTGTGCCATGGGACGGCCCTATCCCAGCCAGCTCACCGCCTGCCGGGAGTACATCACCATCGTCCGGGACCTGTTGGACGGCGGGATCAGCGAGCGCGAGGGGGAGATCTTCTCCGCCAAGGCGCAGCTCCTGCCGTTCCACAAGCCGGAGGTGTCGCTGGGCCTGGGCGTCCTGCGGGAGCGGATGGCCGAACTCGCCGGAGAGCTGGCCGATGTGGTCATCACCTGGATGGCCTCGGCGGCGTACCTGGAGGAGTTCCTGATCCCGGCGGTGCTGAGGGCGAAGGAGCGGCGCCCGGAGCAGCCGGCCAAGGTCACCGCGTACGTCCCGGTGGCGCTGGCCGGCCCCGACCGGGACATGGCGAAACTGCTGCGGGCGACCTGTGGAGGGCACATCCAGTTCCCCCACTATCAGGCCGTGCTGCGGCGGGCCGGGATCCCCGTCGTCGGCGACGGCGGGCCCGACGACGTCCGCGCCCTGGTGGACGGCGGGATCTTCCTCTACGGGACGGCAGAGGAGATCCACCAGCGGCTGGACGCCTACCGAGCGCTCGGCGTGGACGAGGTGGTCCTCAACGTCACCGGGGTCGGCGCGGTCCACGGGCCCCGGGCCGCCGCATCCGACCTCTACGAGATCCTGAAGTCCGCGCCCTGA
- a CDS encoding fasciclin domain-containing protein — MNTLRIRRSALAVAAATLLPFSLAACSDSGSGTEAGAATSAAGDQARTGQAPTEDAMTTDEPFGPACAGVPKEGAGSFDGMAKDPVATAASNNPALSTLVSAVKQAGLVDTLNNAKDITVFAPTNDAFAKIPKADLDKVLADKDTLTKILTYHVVGQRLTPKQLENGTFETLQKGMITTKGSGESYTVNDTSKVVCGNVRTANANVYIVDTVLMPQ, encoded by the coding sequence ATGAACACCCTTCGCATCCGCCGCAGCGCGCTCGCCGTGGCCGCCGCGACCCTCCTCCCCTTCTCGCTCGCCGCGTGCTCCGACTCCGGCAGCGGCACCGAGGCGGGAGCCGCCACGAGTGCCGCGGGCGATCAGGCCCGGACCGGCCAGGCGCCCACCGAGGACGCGATGACGACGGACGAGCCCTTCGGCCCGGCCTGCGCGGGCGTACCGAAGGAGGGCGCGGGCTCGTTCGACGGCATGGCCAAGGACCCGGTGGCCACCGCCGCGTCCAACAACCCGGCCCTGTCCACCCTGGTCAGCGCCGTCAAGCAGGCCGGCCTGGTCGACACGCTCAACAACGCGAAGGACATCACCGTCTTCGCGCCCACGAACGACGCCTTCGCGAAGATCCCGAAGGCCGACCTGGACAAGGTCCTCGCCGACAAGGACACGCTCACCAAGATCCTCACGTACCACGTCGTGGGCCAGCGGCTCACCCCGAAGCAGCTGGAGAACGGCACCTTCGAAACCCTCCAGAAGGGCATGATCACCACCAAGGGCTCCGGCGAGTCCTACACCGTCAACGACACCTCCAAGGTCGTCTGCGGCAACGTCAGGACCGCCAACGCGAACGTCTACATCGTCGACACCGTCCTCATGCCCCAGTAG
- a CDS encoding AfsR/SARP family transcriptional regulator, giving the protein MQSAARRALLTALLLRRGQFVGMGELTELLWDEPPSSAVANIRSHLTGLRRGLDSEQPGLSKRLTTSRGAETGYALTVDADELDLSRFLGLARQGRELLAAGDDRKAVGILDEALALWRGPFGQRLPATRWFHAHTVGLSNTRFEACQDFFTACLLTHRTEMLAYRIETVLAEAPYRQKLWQLLAATYCAQGDVASALGVIERCQAVFADELGLDVPPGVEAIRAAALSWDTEGAHRLVAEMARR; this is encoded by the coding sequence ATGCAGTCGGCCGCCCGCCGCGCCCTGCTCACCGCGCTGCTGCTGCGCCGGGGACAGTTCGTCGGCATGGGCGAGCTGACCGAGCTGTTATGGGACGAACCGCCGAGCTCCGCCGTGGCCAACATCAGGAGCCACCTCACCGGACTCCGCCGTGGCCTGGACTCCGAGCAGCCGGGACTGAGCAAGCGGCTGACCACCAGCCGGGGCGCGGAGACCGGGTACGCCCTCACCGTCGACGCGGACGAACTCGACCTGTCGCGCTTCCTGGGGCTCGCCCGGCAGGGCCGGGAACTGCTGGCCGCGGGCGACGACCGGAAGGCGGTCGGCATCCTGGACGAGGCCCTCGCCCTCTGGCGCGGCCCTTTCGGTCAGCGGCTTCCGGCCACCCGGTGGTTCCACGCGCACACCGTGGGCCTCAGCAACACCCGCTTCGAAGCCTGCCAGGACTTCTTCACCGCCTGTCTGCTGACCCACCGGACCGAGATGCTGGCGTACCGCATCGAGACGGTCCTCGCCGAGGCCCCCTACCGGCAGAAGCTGTGGCAACTGCTCGCCGCCACCTACTGCGCGCAGGGTGACGTGGCCAGCGCGCTGGGCGTGATCGAGAGGTGTCAGGCCGTCTTCGCCGACGAACTGGGCCTGGACGTCCCTCCCGGCGTCGAGGCCATCCGGGCCGCCGCGCTCTCCTGGGACACCGAGGGAGCGCACCGCCTGGTGGCAGAGATGGCGCGCCGGTGA
- a CDS encoding molybdopterin-dependent oxidoreductase — MSNFRNIVVGAGPGVLAGLVAGFSALGVAELVAGLVRPAAAPVAVVGGAVIDRTPSAVKDFAIRSFGENDKSVLQIGILAVVVLIATGLGLLAPRHRRTGAAGVLLFGLVGAIAAMSRPDAGPADVLPSVIGSLTGAAVLCLLASRAVSQPETGRPEDGGGTGRFRAVPGPGTGRPEGGGGAGRWNRRGFLTAAAVTAGAAAGAGALGRFLGARRGRDAVASRNRLVLPAPASPAPAVPAGARLGTAGITPFTTPNRAFYRVDTALVVPEVDAGTWRLRIHGEGLARARTYTLADLLARPLIERDITLTCVSNEVGGPYVGNARWLGVPLADLLDDCGVRPPSKGGGADQLVARSVDGMTLGSPVEDVMDGRDAMLAVGMNGEPLPFDHGFPVRMLVPGLYGYVSACKWIEDIELTTFDAYDPYWVKRNWARRAPVKTQSRIDTPRPFARPAAGTVVVAGVAWAQRRGVTRVEVRVDDGPWQDADLAAQDTVDTWRQWVYRWQATRGGHTLAVRATDGTGAVQSERRARTIPDGASGRHSVFVTVT; from the coding sequence GTGAGCAACTTCCGCAACATCGTCGTCGGGGCGGGGCCCGGAGTTCTGGCCGGTCTGGTCGCCGGGTTCTCCGCCCTGGGGGTGGCAGAACTCGTCGCCGGCCTCGTGCGCCCGGCGGCCGCGCCGGTCGCGGTGGTGGGCGGGGCAGTGATCGACAGGACACCGTCCGCGGTGAAGGACTTCGCGATCCGCTCGTTCGGCGAGAACGACAAGTCGGTCCTGCAAATCGGCATCCTCGCTGTCGTCGTCCTCATCGCGACGGGGCTCGGTCTGCTCGCCCCGCGTCATCGGCGTACCGGCGCGGCCGGGGTCCTGCTGTTCGGCCTGGTCGGGGCGATCGCGGCGATGAGCCGGCCGGACGCGGGCCCCGCCGACGTGCTGCCGTCCGTGATCGGTTCGCTGACCGGAGCGGCGGTCCTCTGCCTGCTGGCGTCCCGGGCGGTTTCCCAGCCGGAGACCGGTCGGCCCGAAGACGGTGGAGGGACGGGCCGGTTCCGAGCGGTTCCCGGGCCGGGGACCGGAAGGCCCGAAGGCGGTGGAGGGGCGGGCCGCTGGAACCGGCGCGGTTTCCTCACCGCCGCCGCCGTCACGGCCGGGGCAGCTGCGGGAGCCGGCGCTCTGGGGCGCTTCCTCGGTGCGCGGCGCGGCCGGGACGCCGTGGCCTCACGCAACCGTCTCGTCCTGCCCGCACCTGCCTCACCCGCGCCTGCGGTACCGGCCGGTGCGCGGCTGGGGACCGCCGGGATCACTCCGTTCACCACCCCGAACCGGGCCTTCTACCGCGTGGACACCGCGCTCGTCGTCCCCGAGGTCGACGCCGGCACCTGGCGGCTGCGGATCCACGGCGAGGGCCTCGCCCGCGCCCGTACGTACACCCTCGCCGATCTCCTCGCGCGCCCCCTGATCGAACGCGACATCACGCTCACCTGTGTGTCGAACGAGGTCGGCGGCCCCTATGTGGGCAACGCCCGCTGGCTCGGCGTCCCGCTGGCGGACCTGTTGGACGACTGCGGGGTGAGACCACCGTCGAAGGGCGGCGGGGCCGATCAGCTCGTGGCCCGGTCCGTGGACGGCATGACCCTCGGCAGCCCGGTCGAGGACGTCATGGACGGACGGGACGCGATGCTCGCGGTCGGCATGAACGGCGAGCCCCTGCCGTTCGACCACGGTTTCCCGGTCCGCATGCTCGTCCCGGGGCTCTATGGATACGTGTCGGCCTGCAAGTGGATCGAGGACATCGAACTCACCACCTTCGACGCGTACGACCCCTACTGGGTGAAGCGGAACTGGGCCCGCAGGGCGCCGGTCAAGACCCAGTCCCGCATCGACACCCCACGCCCGTTCGCGCGGCCCGCCGCCGGCACCGTCGTGGTCGCCGGGGTCGCCTGGGCCCAGCGGAGAGGCGTCACCCGCGTGGAGGTCCGTGTCGACGACGGGCCCTGGCAGGACGCGGACCTGGCCGCGCAGGACACCGTCGACACCTGGCGCCAGTGGGTCTACCGCTGGCAGGCCACGCGCGGCGGCCACACCCTCGCCGTCCGCGCCACCGACGGGACGGGCGCCGTCCAGTCCGAGCGGCGCGCCCGGACCATCCCCGACGGGGCGAGCGGCCGGCACAGCGTGTTCGTCACCGTCACCTAG
- a CDS encoding anti-sigma factor: protein MNASDIHILAGAYVLDALDAEEADSFTRHLARCEACRREVAEFRATTARLAGAAAKEPPATMKQRTMEAVTGVRQLPPRLSTPPVTKTIGGRLRRGAWPLGLAAALATAVSFAGLTGWQYREAQQAEHRTQQAEQSLATISGVLAASDARTAHGRATNGAFTTVVTSARQNLAVFTATGLPAPAPGRTYQLWLQQDGVMRSAGFIHEDGTVPLHGDPGTATAIGLTLEPDEGSRRPTTTPLLLMEMPT from the coding sequence GTGAACGCGTCCGACATCCACATCCTCGCCGGCGCCTACGTCCTCGACGCCCTCGACGCCGAGGAGGCCGATTCCTTCACCCGCCACCTCGCCCGATGCGAGGCATGCCGGCGGGAGGTGGCGGAGTTCCGGGCCACCACCGCACGCCTTGCCGGTGCCGCGGCCAAGGAACCGCCCGCCACGATGAAGCAGCGCACGATGGAGGCCGTCACCGGCGTACGCCAACTGCCCCCACGACTCAGCACCCCGCCGGTCACGAAGACCATCGGCGGCCGGCTGCGCCGCGGAGCCTGGCCTCTGGGACTGGCCGCCGCCCTGGCCACGGCCGTGTCCTTCGCCGGTCTCACCGGCTGGCAGTACCGGGAGGCCCAGCAAGCCGAACACCGCACCCAGCAGGCGGAACAGAGCCTCGCCACCATCAGCGGTGTCCTGGCCGCATCGGACGCGCGCACGGCACACGGCAGGGCCACCAACGGGGCCTTCACCACCGTCGTCACCTCCGCGCGCCAGAACCTGGCCGTCTTCACCGCGACCGGACTCCCGGCACCCGCCCCCGGCCGCACCTACCAGCTGTGGCTGCAACAGGACGGCGTCATGCGGTCGGCCGGATTCATCCACGAGGACGGCACCGTCCCCCTCCACGGCGACCCCGGCACCGCCACGGCGATCGGCCTCACCCTCGAACCCGACGAAGGATCGCGCCGGCCCACCACCACCCCGCTGCTCCTCATGGAGATGCCCACCTGA
- a CDS encoding helix-turn-helix transcriptional regulator, which translates to MAVLGLTAAEEEIYRHLLRNPGVELDDVHVLVRQDRLVSEAAVRRLRELQVIREGDGKAWPHKPELVVNRLAQQRLDEFYSTIRTLSDLNPLVDALRREAHDRGSNSEQAPMERLMGLSAIRERLDELAFFARTEVLSSEPYTALTPENIERSRELDLRCLRRGVVLRTLVRASAVADAATRAYLQELTDAGARIRVIEDLSELMIVYDRHTALVPVDPKVTSKGALCSSEEGIVTAVVNNFERLWAGAVEFADLVGPGESPSGEPELTDLQVQVLRAMCTVAKDETGARQVGAALRTYRRHISELMRILGAENRAHAALLARERGWV; encoded by the coding sequence ATGGCGGTCCTTGGCCTCACGGCGGCGGAAGAGGAGATCTACCGGCACCTGTTGCGCAACCCCGGAGTCGAACTCGACGACGTGCACGTCCTGGTACGGCAGGACCGGCTCGTCTCGGAGGCGGCGGTGCGTCGACTGCGGGAGCTGCAGGTCATCCGTGAGGGCGACGGCAAGGCGTGGCCGCACAAACCGGAGCTGGTGGTCAACCGGCTGGCCCAGCAACGCCTGGACGAGTTCTACAGCACCATCCGCACGCTCTCCGACCTGAACCCCCTCGTGGACGCCCTGCGGCGTGAGGCGCACGACCGTGGCTCGAACTCCGAACAGGCCCCGATGGAAAGGCTGATGGGGCTGTCGGCCATCCGCGAGCGCCTGGACGAACTGGCGTTCTTCGCCCGTACGGAGGTCCTGTCCTCCGAGCCCTACACCGCGCTCACCCCGGAGAACATCGAGCGCTCCCGCGAACTGGACCTGCGCTGCCTGCGCCGTGGCGTCGTCCTTCGCACCCTGGTCCGCGCCTCCGCGGTGGCGGACGCCGCCACGCGGGCCTACCTCCAGGAGCTGACCGACGCCGGGGCCCGGATCCGGGTGATCGAGGACCTGAGCGAGCTGATGATCGTGTACGACCGGCACACCGCGCTGGTCCCGGTGGACCCGAAGGTCACCTCCAAGGGCGCCCTCTGCTCCAGCGAGGAGGGCATCGTCACCGCCGTCGTCAACAACTTCGAGCGGCTGTGGGCGGGGGCCGTGGAGTTCGCCGACCTCGTAGGGCCGGGGGAGAGCCCGTCGGGCGAACCCGAACTGACCGATCTGCAGGTGCAGGTGCTGCGGGCGATGTGCACGGTCGCCAAGGACGAGACCGGCGCCCGCCAGGTGGGCGCCGCGCTGCGCACCTACCGCCGCCACATCTCGGAGCTGATGCGGATCCTCGGCGCGGAGAACCGCGCCCACGCGGCGCTGCTGGCCAGAGAACGGGGGTGGGTCTGA
- the sigK gene encoding ECF RNA polymerase sigma factor SigK yields MNRPLPFDRATDSTDPDLAAVMHRVARGDKDAFSTLYDALAPMVFGIVMRLVRDRAQSEEVAQEVMIDLWRRAARYRSEAGSVISWAATIAHRRAVDRVRSAQAATDRENAQAAHGHHTAYDDVAERVETRLESEQVRRCLRGLTELQRQAVTLAYYQGLTYREVAETLRTPLPTVKTRMRDGLIRLRDCMGVTA; encoded by the coding sequence GTGAACCGACCACTCCCCTTCGACCGCGCCACGGACAGCACCGACCCCGATCTCGCCGCGGTCATGCACCGGGTCGCCCGGGGCGACAAGGACGCCTTCTCCACCCTTTACGACGCGCTCGCACCGATGGTCTTCGGCATCGTCATGAGGCTCGTGCGCGACCGTGCCCAGTCCGAGGAGGTCGCTCAGGAGGTCATGATCGACCTGTGGCGGCGGGCCGCCCGCTACCGCAGCGAGGCCGGCTCGGTCATCTCCTGGGCGGCCACCATCGCCCACCGCCGGGCGGTGGACCGGGTCCGCTCCGCCCAGGCCGCGACGGACCGCGAGAACGCCCAGGCCGCCCACGGTCACCACACCGCCTACGACGACGTCGCCGAACGAGTCGAGACCCGCCTGGAGAGCGAGCAGGTCCGCCGCTGCCTGCGCGGCCTCACCGAACTCCAGCGCCAAGCCGTGACATTGGCCTACTACCAGGGACTGACCTACCGTGAAGTCGCCGAAACCCTGCGCACGCCCCTTCCCACCGTCAAGACGCGCATGCGCGACGGCCTCATCCGGCTCCGCGACTGCATGGGGGTGACCGCGTGA
- a CDS encoding TrmB family transcriptional regulator: MHRMQFLGISPAEEETYRHLLRHPGSSVDEIVAAPWHPRGTGAAVVARLKALGAVVEDDGALWPEKPELVVGRLAERLLTELHTITRGLAQIYPMVLSLQDEAAVGSLPEEVDTPPPDGRSVERITDPAALRARVEALALGARYEVLASGLCEESEHRPPWVTVSLCLRMLDRGVTVRLLVWRSALAGPAVVAHLRRLADAGARVRVLPTSDGPMVVHDGRTVLVPVVPSDIGRGAFVTGEPGMVSMVVNHFERLWADAREFEDG, translated from the coding sequence ATGCACCGCATGCAGTTCCTGGGAATCAGCCCGGCGGAGGAGGAGACCTACCGCCACCTGCTGAGGCACCCCGGCAGCAGCGTCGACGAGATCGTCGCCGCGCCATGGCACCCCCGCGGGACCGGCGCGGCGGTCGTGGCACGGCTGAAGGCCCTGGGGGCCGTCGTCGAGGACGACGGAGCGCTGTGGCCGGAGAAGCCGGAGCTGGTGGTGGGCCGGCTGGCGGAGCGGCTGCTGACCGAGCTGCACACCATCACCCGCGGCCTCGCCCAGATCTACCCGATGGTGCTCTCCCTCCAGGACGAGGCCGCCGTCGGCAGCCTGCCCGAGGAGGTCGACACGCCACCGCCGGACGGTCGGTCGGTGGAGCGGATCACCGATCCCGCCGCGCTGCGCGCCAGGGTGGAGGCGCTCGCCCTGGGCGCCCGCTACGAGGTCCTCGCTAGTGGGCTCTGCGAGGAGTCCGAACACCGGCCCCCCTGGGTGACGGTGTCCCTGTGCCTGCGGATGCTGGACCGCGGCGTCACCGTGCGGCTCCTGGTGTGGCGGTCCGCGCTCGCCGGCCCGGCGGTCGTCGCCCACCTGCGCCGACTGGCCGACGCGGGCGCGCGGGTGCGGGTGCTGCCCACCTCCGACGGCCCGATGGTGGTGCACGACGGCCGGACCGTGCTGGTTCCGGTCGTGCCCTCGGACATCGGCAGGGGCGCGTTCGTGACGGGTGAACCGGGCATGGTGAGCATGGTCGTCAACCACTTCGAGCGACTGTGGGCGGACGCCCGGGAGTTCGAGGACGGCTGA
- the lanM gene encoding type 2 lanthipeptide synthetase LanM, giving the protein MSESAVAVEAFLPFYSHVASRSAVVRELGEPLLRAAAPDRHDSVVDQAHDALLRMVETQSYRMLIGEFHTFRERLGLPMESGADTALRRFSARLEEPGVPDSLLAEYPVLRGRLATMLAHSLDAYREFLTAFADDRPLLAEAGLLGEPGDAGRLLSGISPSGSDLHNDNRQVHILHLANGTRLVFKPRPLTADDFVRDLYRAVDPHLEHSLSRCVPRSLTVGTHGWQEFTVPTPMEEADQPGRYFYRIGALAVLFGAIGATDLHDENLLARGEHPCVIDTETMLRPDAGVGDDSLPDVLMNHTKLSVASTMLVPMVNPTSPVDFIMAGVGVAGDQPSSMTSAVIRDPGTDAIAVSREPFNYRQGDNVPRLGEEHLVATEWFDAILAGCRAALRALRDGAVTRVLDAHPEVPVRLLLRSTMIYGRFIDASTHPKYLTDPKEAERLFGLLKMHQDYLSPEAERFAADQEHASLRGGNVPYFVTRGDSDALGTVNGSTPGVYSATASDFARRGAAHNAARTDAYHHFLLEECFGELCGEDTPGGLSASGVFGGPLLAGARPGGWWRGIAARIAEIRVPSTAPDGREECGWVGGIGPDRDASTITPGNFVSFHDSAGVAAFLGRAAARDESLAGPAGSADRGLTTLLAEYGEALLQRPESVFTGAASLLLVRPEDPGTESERLAALLKALQERAAEGVLETDLSNGPAGLLMVLLDRLRRDGSAFPADAATVERLTDLALSHLAREREAHWSDLAHGELGLRWTAARIGRVLGLERPAKEAADWLIGRWERDGVPAEHGWCKGAAGLLLAGSEILAAADRTDWLTESRLAELLGRATALPPGRAVDLSACHGSSGVVQCLIGAGRTLGRPHLFERAVAHQTEVLDRIREDGWFTGAAGRTSLIGYMLGWAGVGDTDLMVDALLGGADPAGLRLPLELSAPPRG; this is encoded by the coding sequence ATGAGCGAGAGCGCGGTGGCCGTCGAGGCCTTCCTTCCCTTCTACTCCCATGTGGCCTCCCGTTCCGCGGTCGTCCGGGAGCTGGGCGAACCGCTGCTGCGGGCCGCCGCCCCGGACCGCCACGACAGCGTGGTGGACCAGGCCCACGACGCCCTGCTGCGGATGGTGGAGACCCAGTCCTACCGGATGCTCATCGGCGAGTTCCACACCTTCCGGGAGCGCCTCGGCCTGCCGATGGAGTCCGGCGCCGACACCGCTCTGCGCCGCTTCTCGGCCCGCCTGGAGGAGCCCGGCGTCCCGGACTCCCTGCTGGCGGAGTACCCGGTGCTCCGGGGGCGGCTGGCCACGATGCTGGCGCACTCCCTGGACGCCTACCGCGAGTTCCTCACCGCCTTCGCCGACGACCGGCCGCTCCTCGCCGAGGCCGGACTGCTCGGCGAGCCGGGCGATGCAGGCCGCCTGCTGTCCGGGATCTCGCCCAGCGGCTCCGACCTGCACAACGACAACCGTCAGGTGCACATCCTTCACCTGGCCAACGGAACCCGGCTGGTGTTCAAGCCGAGGCCGCTCACCGCGGACGACTTCGTCCGCGACCTGTACCGGGCGGTCGACCCGCATCTGGAGCACTCGCTGTCCCGCTGCGTCCCCCGGTCGCTCACCGTGGGCACGCACGGCTGGCAGGAGTTCACCGTGCCGACCCCCATGGAGGAAGCGGACCAGCCAGGCCGCTACTTCTACCGGATCGGAGCGCTGGCGGTGCTGTTCGGCGCCATCGGCGCCACGGACCTGCACGACGAGAACCTGCTGGCCCGCGGCGAGCACCCGTGCGTCATCGACACCGAGACCATGCTCCGGCCGGACGCCGGGGTGGGCGACGACTCGCTCCCCGACGTGCTGATGAACCACACCAAGCTGTCCGTCGCCTCCACCATGCTGGTGCCGATGGTGAACCCGACCTCGCCGGTCGACTTCATCATGGCCGGCGTCGGAGTGGCGGGCGACCAGCCGTCGTCCATGACCAGCGCCGTGATCCGCGACCCGGGAACGGACGCCATCGCGGTGTCACGGGAGCCGTTCAACTACCGGCAGGGTGACAACGTGCCCCGTCTCGGCGAGGAGCACCTGGTCGCCACCGAGTGGTTCGACGCCATCCTGGCCGGCTGCCGCGCGGCCCTGCGGGCCCTGCGGGACGGCGCGGTCACCCGCGTCCTCGACGCACACCCCGAGGTGCCGGTGCGGCTGCTGCTGCGCTCCACGATGATCTACGGGCGGTTCATCGACGCCTCCACGCACCCGAAGTACCTGACGGACCCCAAGGAGGCCGAGCGGCTGTTCGGACTCCTGAAGATGCACCAGGACTACCTGTCCCCGGAGGCCGAGCGCTTCGCGGCGGACCAGGAACACGCCTCGCTGCGCGGCGGCAACGTGCCCTACTTCGTCACCCGGGGCGACTCCGACGCACTCGGCACCGTCAACGGGTCGACGCCCGGGGTGTATTCGGCGACCGCGTCGGACTTCGCCCGGCGCGGCGCCGCCCACAACGCGGCCCGCACCGACGCGTACCACCACTTCCTCCTGGAGGAGTGCTTCGGCGAGCTGTGCGGCGAGGACACCCCCGGCGGCCTTTCGGCCTCCGGGGTCTTCGGAGGGCCCCTGCTCGCCGGGGCCCGTCCCGGCGGCTGGTGGCGGGGGATCGCCGCCCGGATCGCCGAGATACGGGTGCCGTCCACCGCTCCCGACGGTCGGGAGGAGTGCGGATGGGTCGGCGGCATCGGCCCGGACCGTGACGCCTCCACCATCACCCCGGGCAACTTCGTCTCCTTCCACGACTCGGCCGGCGTGGCCGCCTTCCTGGGGCGCGCCGCCGCCCGCGACGAGAGCCTCGCCGGACCGGCCGGCAGCGCCGACCGGGGGCTCACCACCCTGCTCGCCGAGTACGGAGAGGCACTGCTGCAGCGCCCCGAGTCGGTGTTCACGGGGGCCGCCTCGCTTCTGCTGGTGCGCCCCGAGGACCCGGGGACCGAGTCCGAGCGGCTGGCCGCCCTGCTCAAGGCCCTCCAGGAGCGCGCGGCGGAAGGAGTGCTGGAGACCGACCTCTCCAACGGCCCGGCCGGACTGCTGATGGTCCTGCTCGACCGTCTCCGCCGCGACGGCTCCGCCTTCCCCGCCGACGCCGCGACGGTCGAGCGGCTGACCGACCTGGCCCTGTCCCACCTGGCCCGGGAGCGAGAGGCCCACTGGTCGGACCTCGCCCACGGCGAACTGGGACTGCGCTGGACGGCCGCCCGGATCGGACGTGTCCTGGGACTGGAACGCCCCGCCAAGGAGGCGGCCGACTGGCTGATCGGCCGCTGGGAGCGGGACGGCGTCCCGGCCGAGCACGGCTGGTGCAAGGGCGCCGCCGGCCTCCTGCTGGCCGGCTCGGAGATCCTCGCCGCGGCGGACAGGACGGACTGGCTGACCGAGTCCCGGCTTGCCGAGCTGCTCGGCCGGGCGACCGCCCTGCCGCCCGGCCGCGCGGTGGACCTCTCCGCCTGCCACGGCAGCAGCGGCGTCGTCCAGTGCCTGATCGGCGCGGGCCGCACGCTGGGACGCCCGCACCTGTTCGAGCGGGCCGTCGCCCACCAGACCGAGGTCCTCGACCGGATCCGCGAGGACGGCTGGTTCACCGGCGCGGCCGGGCGGACCTCGCTGATCGGCTACATGCTCGGCTGGGCCGGCGTGGGCGACACCGACCTGATGGTCGACGCCCTGCTCGGCGGCGCCGACCCGGCCGGACTGCGCCTCCCCCTGGAACTGTCCGCGCCTCCCCGGGGCTGA